A DNA window from Xanthomonas campestris pv. campestris str. ATCC 33913 contains the following coding sequences:
- a CDS encoding Nramp family divalent metal transporter: MSSEIVPIAEPIRPADGGLGAAHASVAVPKGGHWWFRLLAFLGPGYMVSVGYMDPGNWATDLAGGSQFGYLLLSVILLSNLMAIVLQGLSARLGIATGLDLAQACRARYPRGINLALWGLCELAIIACDLAEVIGTAIALKLLFGIPLTLGAIITALDVVLVLLLMNRGFRALEAFVMALLLVIFVCFGIQIALAAPPIAAVLAGFIPRAEVVTNPHALYLAIGIIGATVMPHNLYLHSSIVQTRAYPRTDAGRRSALRWAVTDSTVALMFALFINAAILILAAAVFHAQGRTDVQEIEQAHALLAPMLGVGLASTLFAVALLASGVNSTVTATLAGQIVMEGFLRLRLPPWMRRLLTRGIAIVPVVVVTWLYGEAGTARLLVLSQVVLSMQLPFAVIPLVRFVADRGLMGALVAPAWLVRLAWVIALVIVGLNLKLLWEFALG, encoded by the coding sequence CTGGTGGTTCCGCTTGCTGGCGTTTCTGGGCCCTGGCTACATGGTCTCGGTCGGGTATATGGACCCGGGCAACTGGGCCACCGACCTGGCGGGCGGCTCGCAATTCGGTTATCTGCTGCTGTCGGTGATCCTGCTCTCCAACCTGATGGCCATCGTGCTGCAGGGGTTGTCGGCACGGCTGGGCATCGCCACCGGCCTGGACCTGGCGCAGGCCTGCCGCGCACGTTACCCGCGCGGCATCAACCTGGCGCTGTGGGGGCTGTGCGAGCTGGCCATCATCGCCTGCGATCTGGCCGAAGTGATCGGCACGGCGATCGCACTCAAGTTGCTGTTCGGCATTCCGCTGACACTGGGCGCCATCATCACTGCGCTGGACGTGGTGTTGGTGTTGTTGCTGATGAACCGCGGCTTCCGTGCGCTGGAAGCGTTCGTCATGGCATTGCTGCTGGTGATCTTCGTGTGCTTCGGCATCCAGATCGCGCTGGCGGCGCCGCCGATCGCCGCAGTGCTGGCCGGCTTCATTCCGCGTGCCGAAGTGGTGACCAACCCGCATGCGCTGTATCTGGCGATCGGAATCATCGGTGCCACCGTGATGCCGCATAACCTGTATCTGCACTCGTCGATCGTGCAAACGCGCGCATATCCGCGCACCGATGCAGGCCGCCGTTCGGCACTGCGCTGGGCAGTCACCGACAGCACCGTGGCCTTGATGTTCGCGTTGTTCATCAACGCCGCCATCCTGATCCTGGCGGCGGCGGTGTTCCATGCGCAGGGCCGCACCGACGTGCAGGAGATCGAACAGGCGCACGCGCTGCTGGCACCGATGCTCGGCGTCGGCCTGGCCTCGACCCTGTTCGCAGTGGCGTTGCTCGCCTCGGGCGTCAATTCGACAGTGACCGCAACCTTGGCCGGGCAGATCGTGATGGAAGGCTTCCTGCGCCTGCGCTTGCCGCCGTGGATGCGCCGCCTGCTCACCCGCGGCATCGCCATCGTGCCGGTAGTGGTGGTGACCTGGCTGTATGGCGAGGCCGGTACCGCCCGCTTGCTGGTCTTGAGCCAGGTGGTGCTGTCGATGCAGTTGCCGTTCGCGGTGATCCCGTTGGTGCGCTTTGTCGCTGACCGCGGCTTGATGGGCGCATTGGTGGCGCCGGCATGGCTGGTGCGCCTTGCCTGGGTGATTGCTCTGGTGATCGTTGGCCTGAACCTCAAGCTGCTTTGGGAATTCGCGTTGGGGTGA
- a CDS encoding alpha/beta fold hydrolase, whose amino-acid sequence MSNFVTRPDGAKIFYKDWGKGQPVVFSHGWPLSADAWDAQMLFMGQNGFRVIAHDRRSHGRSSQTWDGNDMDTYADDLAAVIEALDLKDAILVGHSTGGGEVAHYVGRHGSKRVAKVVLVGAVPPQMVKSPTNPGGLPISVFDGIREGVAKDRSQFYQDLTTPFFGANRDGNKVTQGMRDSFWRQGMLGGHKGQYDCIKEFSEVDYTADLKKIDVPALVVHGDDDQIVPIDASGKLSAKIIKNAELKIYAGAPHGLPVTHADQFNKDLLAFAKA is encoded by the coding sequence ATGTCGAACTTTGTCACCCGCCCCGATGGCGCCAAGATCTTCTACAAGGACTGGGGCAAGGGCCAGCCCGTCGTGTTCTCGCATGGCTGGCCGCTCAGCGCCGATGCCTGGGATGCGCAGATGCTGTTCATGGGTCAGAACGGCTTCCGCGTCATCGCACATGACCGCCGCAGCCACGGCCGCTCCAGCCAGACCTGGGACGGTAACGACATGGACACCTACGCCGATGATCTGGCCGCCGTGATCGAGGCGCTGGATCTGAAGGACGCCATCCTGGTGGGCCATTCCACCGGCGGTGGCGAAGTGGCGCATTACGTCGGCCGCCATGGCAGCAAGCGCGTGGCCAAGGTGGTGCTGGTGGGCGCGGTGCCGCCGCAGATGGTCAAGAGCCCGACCAACCCGGGCGGCCTGCCGATCAGCGTATTCGACGGCATCCGCGAAGGTGTTGCCAAGGACCGCTCGCAGTTCTACCAGGACCTGACCACCCCGTTCTTCGGTGCCAACCGCGACGGCAATAAAGTCACCCAGGGCATGCGCGATTCGTTCTGGCGGCAGGGCATGCTGGGCGGGCACAAGGGCCAGTACGACTGCATCAAGGAATTCTCGGAAGTGGATTACACCGCTGACCTGAAGAAGATCGATGTGCCGGCGCTGGTGGTACATGGCGACGACGATCAGATCGTGCCGATCGATGCATCGGGCAAGCTGTCGGCCAAGATCATCAAGAACGCAGAGCTGAAGATCTATGCCGGTGCGCCGCACGGACTGCCGGTGACCCACGCCGACCAGTTCAACAAGGATCTGCTGGCCTTCGCCAAGGCGTGA